The following coding sequences lie in one Cyanobacterium sp. Dongsha4 genomic window:
- a CDS encoding DUF4253 domain-containing protein, whose translation MTNENEKLIPFLGKIYLIEKMINLEQIKHHQTNGINCDVTTQDIINKLQDWDRRFGVTITDVGHDQVTVSFQTLPENLQELAIEIYDFCPDVIDQGYGCMDDMLSMMSESGQEMNEEIKLLLEGVDMDNPDFGLQILANALKIEQKVSLWWD comes from the coding sequence ATGACAAACGAAAATGAAAAGTTAATCCCATTTCTGGGGAAAATATATCTGATAGAAAAGATGATTAATTTAGAGCAGATAAAACATCATCAAACCAATGGCATTAATTGTGATGTCACTACTCAAGACATTATCAATAAACTTCAGGATTGGGATCGCCGATTTGGTGTTACTATCACTGATGTGGGGCATGATCAAGTAACGGTATCTTTTCAAACATTACCAGAGAATTTACAAGAATTAGCGATCGAAATTTATGATTTTTGTCCTGATGTCATTGATCAGGGTTATGGTTGTATGGATGATATGTTATCAATGATGTCCGAATCTGGTCAAGAGATGAATGAGGAAATAAAGCTATTACTTGAAGGGGTTGACATGGATAACCCAGATTTTGGGCTACAAATTTTGGCAAATGCTCTCAAAATTGAGCAAAAAGTTAGCTTATGGTGGGATTAA
- a CDS encoding polysaccharide biosynthesis tyrosine autokinase: MLPERSDISSFSQSNNYDENSFVSGEINQDFVPSLSALESNLEKKIEQSLIENNIENNSNTPYLLELFKRRWAFILGATLGITTGVIWWTFQQSPIYQGKFMLLVEKPMESQAQQNQLATGLDGANTNTNIDYSTEVQILGSASVLSPILKEISNRYPDIYEDINLQNLENLDIKQLDKTKLIEVSFRDEDPEKIAFVLDTIASEYLENGLNSGEQNIGEGLKFVRSQIPILEKNIDNLQTKIEKLRTDHKFIDPQIQATELTQQLVATEKEFFATQIQIQEAESAYNNIQQHLKLSPEEAIALSYLTESPRYQNLLKQLQEIEIELAKQSAVFTDLSPQIITLKDKKNNILNLIEQEKARYSLENQNPNNLQEAIAIPSKMRDKLTQDLIAKRDEIKVLNSKKDSLQKVLDNLNQRIANLPAITREYNNLQRELNTSTESLKRFLETREKLELDNVQNNLNWQIISPPQVGESPVYPVPLYNLLFGLFGGLTFGTVVASIIDKCDRSIYDVKKLKTVTQLPILAEIPFDKNINLTTKKQNIPDFFTSNSPQKESSEKDKLSLSSSLESFRNLYTNVSLLTPNLPSKSVVISSSIPREGKSTISLNLAKVAASMGQKVLLVDTDFRLPQLHILVNVENNQGLTHILTGKIPWQNAIQSPSQWHNLSIITVGEVLSDPSSLLYGQAMSTMMQQIQASQQFDLIIYDSPSLLSFSDGKIIASQTNGLILVVKVGSTKDYELRHVYEQLRVTNTRILGLISNEIR; this comes from the coding sequence ATGTTACCAGAAAGGTCTGATATTTCGTCTTTTTCACAGTCTAATAATTATGATGAAAATTCTTTTGTATCGGGAGAAATAAATCAAGATTTTGTCCCTTCTCTCTCCGCATTGGAAAGTAATTTGGAGAAAAAAATAGAGCAATCGCTCATAGAAAATAACATAGAAAACAACAGTAATACTCCCTATTTATTAGAATTATTTAAAAGGCGTTGGGCTTTTATTTTGGGGGCAACCTTGGGAATTACAACTGGGGTTATTTGGTGGACTTTTCAACAATCTCCTATTTATCAGGGTAAATTCATGTTGTTGGTAGAAAAACCCATGGAAAGCCAAGCACAGCAAAATCAACTTGCAACGGGGCTTGATGGGGCGAATACGAATACTAATATTGACTATAGTACGGAAGTTCAAATATTAGGTAGTGCCAGTGTTTTAAGTCCTATTTTAAAGGAAATTTCTAATCGTTATCCAGATATTTATGAGGATATTAATTTACAGAATTTGGAAAATTTGGATATAAAACAATTAGATAAAACAAAACTAATTGAAGTTAGTTTTCGAGATGAAGATCCTGAAAAAATCGCTTTTGTGTTGGATACTATTGCTTCTGAATATTTAGAAAATGGGCTTAATTCAGGAGAACAAAATATTGGAGAGGGCTTAAAATTTGTTCGTAGTCAGATACCTATTTTAGAAAAAAATATTGATAATTTACAAACAAAAATAGAAAAATTAAGAACCGATCATAAGTTTATTGATCCACAAATTCAAGCCACAGAATTAACTCAACAATTAGTTGCTACAGAAAAGGAATTTTTTGCTACTCAAATACAAATTCAAGAAGCAGAATCAGCTTATAATAATATTCAACAACATCTTAAATTATCTCCTGAAGAAGCGATCGCACTTAGTTATTTAACAGAATCGCCAAGGTATCAAAATTTATTAAAACAGTTACAAGAAATTGAAATTGAATTGGCAAAACAGTCGGCAGTTTTTACGGATTTAAGTCCGCAAATTATTACCTTAAAAGACAAAAAAAATAATATTCTTAATTTAATAGAACAAGAAAAAGCTAGATATTCTTTAGAAAATCAAAATCCTAATAATCTACAAGAAGCGATCGCAATTCCTAGTAAAATGAGGGATAAATTAACTCAAGATTTAATCGCAAAAAGAGACGAAATTAAAGTTTTAAATAGTAAAAAAGATAGTTTACAAAAAGTATTAGATAACCTTAACCAAAGAATTGCTAATTTACCCGCCATTACTCGTGAATATAATAATTTACAAAGAGAACTAAATACCTCAACAGAAAGTTTAAAGCGCTTCCTAGAAACAAGAGAAAAACTAGAATTAGATAATGTTCAAAATAATCTTAATTGGCAAATTATCTCTCCTCCTCAAGTGGGAGAAAGTCCTGTTTATCCCGTTCCTCTTTACAATCTATTATTCGGTTTATTTGGAGGTTTAACTTTTGGTACGGTAGTTGCTTCAATTATAGATAAATGCGATCGCAGTATTTACGATGTAAAAAAATTAAAAACAGTTACCCAACTGCCCATCTTAGCAGAAATACCTTTTGATAAAAATATTAATTTAACTACTAAAAAACAAAATATTCCTGATTTTTTTACCTCCAATTCTCCTCAAAAAGAATCATCAGAAAAAGACAAACTTTCACTATCTTCTAGTTTAGAATCTTTTCGTAATCTTTACACAAATGTTAGTTTATTAACCCCTAATTTACCCTCAAAATCGGTTGTTATTAGTTCTTCAATTCCCAGAGAAGGTAAATCAACTATTAGCTTAAACCTTGCCAAAGTAGCCGCTAGTATGGGGCAAAAAGTGTTATTAGTCGATACAGATTTTCGACTACCCCAATTGCATATATTAGTAAATGTTGAGAATAATCAAGGTTTGACTCATATCCTGACAGGCAAAATTCCTTGGCAAAATGCGATTCAATCTCCCAGTCAATGGCATAACCTTTCCATCATCACTGTGGGAGAAGTATTATCAGACCCAAGTAGTTTATTATATGGTCAAGCAATGTCCACGATGATGCAACAAATACAAGCGTCTCAACAGTTTGATTTGATTATTTATGATAGTCCTTCCTTATTAAGTTTTTCTGACGGTAAAATAATAGCATCTCAAACAAATGGATTAATTCTCGTGGTCAAAGTTGGTAGCACTAAAGATTATGAATTGAGACACGTTTATGAACAATTAAGAGTTACCAATACTAGAATATTAGGATTAATTTCCAACGAAATAAGATAA
- a CDS encoding TIGR02450 family Trp-rich protein encodes MAKKQKFPHLLGSKWTAAQKTWGWRHFQVINRKNEDKWVFAEMMSSCDSQVRFWINAKQLKDRNLWTPGWTPLKNLE; translated from the coding sequence ATGGCGAAAAAACAGAAATTCCCTCATCTCCTAGGTTCAAAGTGGACAGCCGCACAAAAGACTTGGGGGTGGAGGCATTTTCAAGTAATTAACCGCAAAAATGAAGACAAATGGGTATTTGCAGAAATGATGTCTTCTTGTGATAGCCAAGTGAGATTTTGGATTAACGCTAAACAATTAAAAGATCGTAATTTATGGACTCCGGGGTGGACTCCTTTAAAAAATCTGGAATGA
- a CDS encoding GUN4 domain-containing protein has protein sequence MNDIEVRVQKLESEVSRLTNLIEELQEQLILLPDIARYGKLQKLLKNKDFREADIETTRIMLEVAGEQRETLSPDNVSKYPCNSLQIIDQMWYKYSNGKFSFGVQLKNYYEVGGDIDTIRAQDVKVLTKFADKVGWLNENKQPRFSEYDDWDFSLSAPDGCFPAHWWKSPYGLKMVTFFFSRLISCNLI, from the coding sequence ATGAACGATATTGAAGTCCGTGTACAAAAATTGGAAAGCGAAGTCAGTCGCCTAACAAATCTGATTGAAGAATTACAAGAACAATTGATCTTATTACCAGATATTGCTAGATATGGTAAATTACAAAAATTGTTAAAAAATAAAGATTTTCGAGAAGCAGATATAGAAACCACTAGAATAATGTTAGAAGTAGCAGGAGAACAAAGAGAAACTCTATCTCCTGACAATGTCAGTAAATACCCGTGTAATTCCCTACAGATTATAGATCAGATGTGGTATAAATATAGTAATGGAAAATTCAGTTTTGGAGTACAATTAAAAAATTATTATGAAGTGGGGGGCGACATTGATACCATTAGAGCTCAAGATGTGAAAGTTTTAACGAAGTTTGCAGACAAAGTAGGATGGTTAAACGAGAATAAACAACCCAGATTTTCTGAATATGATGATTGGGATTTTAGTTTATCTGCCCCTGATGGTTGTTTTCCTGCTCACTGGTGGAAATCTCCCTATGGGTTGAAAATGGTTACATTTTTCTTTTCTCGTCTTATTTCTTGCAATTTAATTTGA
- a CDS encoding transposase: MKYNPDIHKRQSIRLKGYDYSQSGFYFITICCYERQCLFGEIINHQIILNNFGELVKEEWLKSAEIRREIELDEFVIMPNHFHGIVIIDQQINKNIENHQNVGANGRSPLQTIQSSQQRISMKPKSLSSLISSFKSATTKRINIIRNTPKNPVWQRNYYEHIIRNDQSLEKIREYIQNNSLSWENDQLHPNNPSKW, translated from the coding sequence ATGAAATATAACCCTGATATACATAAACGTCAATCAATTCGTTTAAAAGGATATGATTATTCTCAATCAGGATTTTATTTTATTACCATTTGTTGTTATGAACGTCAATGTTTATTTGGTGAAATTATTAATCATCAAATAATCTTAAATAATTTTGGTGAATTGGTAAAAGAAGAATGGTTAAAATCAGCAGAAATTAGAAGAGAAATTGAATTAGATGAATTTGTTATTATGCCTAATCATTTTCATGGAATTGTAATTATTGATCAACAAATAAATAAAAATATAGAAAATCATCAAAACGTAGGGGCGAACGGCCGTTCGCCCCTACAAACCATTCAATCATCACAGCAACGAATATCAATGAAACCGAAATCATTATCATCATTAATATCAAGTTTTAAATCAGCCACAACTAAAAGAATTAATATTATTCGTAATACACCTAAAAATCCTGTTTGGCAACGTAATTATTATGAGCATATCATTAGAAATGATCAATCTTTAGAGAAAATTAGAGAATATATACAAAATAATTCTTTATCTTGGGAAAATGATCAATTACATCCTAATAACCCTTCTAAATGGTAA
- a CDS encoding XisH family protein, with protein MSKRDSLHLSLRHALEKDGWKITDDPLILVLENTLLKADLGAEKFFTAEKNNQKIAVEVKDFDSPSVISELEKTIGQMQFYQWALEEQEPKRKLFLAISQSVYLKHFQKPIFQLAIKRNKINLIIFNSQKEDILQWINQ; from the coding sequence ATGTCAAAAAGAGACAGTTTACATTTATCCTTGCGTCATGCTTTAGAAAAAGATGGTTGGAAAATTACTGATGATCCTTTAATTTTAGTTCTGGAAAACACCTTACTAAAAGCTGATTTAGGTGCTGAAAAATTTTTTACAGCAGAAAAAAATAATCAGAAAATTGCGGTTGAAGTTAAAGATTTTGATTCTCCTTCTGTGATTAGTGAATTAGAAAAAACCATCGGACAAATGCAATTTTATCAATGGGCTTTAGAAGAGCAAGAACCGAAAAGAAAATTGTTTTTGGCAATTAGTCAATCTGTATATTTAAAACATTTTCAAAAACCTATTTTTCAATTAGCTATTAAACGAAATAAAATCAATTTAATTATTTTTAATTCACAAAAAGAGGATATTTTACAATGGATAAATCAATAA
- a CDS encoding SLBB domain-containing protein: MSLTKIALILIFNVSPLFVISICKPIQAQTPSSSSDSLLHNALPPLKPTSQRSILPENKAYTLDTGDVIQVTVFGLPDQGGVVQVFNDGTVTFPLIGTVNVRGKTIMEVNDLLTSLYSRYLKRPSITVILEQPRPLEVAIVGEVNVPGNYNLSGGTQIQQKEGQTQIASNTPSLPKVSDLFTLAGGLTVSADVRQIQLKRQEKGKEVLYVLDFWQLLQEGDLAQDVRLKDGDVIVVPKKDVIDPNEYRQLADATFGIKYIEPPNVTIVGEVNRPGSYTVPIEQGPPRLTTAIQQSGGIRELADIRNIVISRTTRDAQQQKIEVNLWEMLESGDINRDVLLRDGDTIFIPTAKELEPSEAQRLASANFAPDEIVVNVVGSVRNPGSTVLKPNTSLNNAILAAGGFDERRADSSTVELIRVNPNGTVTKRNIPVNLAAEVNEQTNPILKNNDVIVINRSAIAAFGDSVESFLGPIGRSFSLLGFFNIFQ; encoded by the coding sequence ATGTCACTAACCAAAATAGCTCTTATTCTTATTTTTAATGTCTCTCCATTATTTGTCATAAGTATTTGTAAACCAATTCAAGCACAAACTCCCTCTTCATCTTCAGATAGTCTTTTACATAATGCTTTACCTCCTCTCAAACCTACTTCTCAAAGGTCTATTTTGCCAGAAAACAAGGCTTATACTCTTGATACTGGAGATGTGATTCAAGTAACGGTTTTTGGTTTACCTGATCAGGGAGGGGTTGTACAAGTATTTAATGATGGTACTGTTACTTTTCCTTTGATTGGTACTGTTAATGTGAGGGGAAAAACGATTATGGAGGTGAATGATTTATTGACAAGTTTATATAGTCGTTATCTAAAACGTCCTTCCATTACAGTTATTTTAGAGCAACCTAGACCCCTAGAAGTTGCCATCGTGGGAGAGGTTAATGTGCCGGGGAACTACAATTTGTCTGGAGGTACTCAAATTCAGCAAAAAGAAGGACAAACTCAAATAGCTTCTAATACTCCTTCTCTACCAAAGGTTTCTGATTTATTTACCCTCGCAGGGGGATTAACGGTTTCGGCGGATGTTCGACAAATTCAACTCAAGAGGCAAGAAAAAGGAAAAGAGGTGCTTTATGTGCTGGATTTTTGGCAACTACTGCAAGAAGGAGATTTAGCCCAAGATGTGAGATTAAAAGATGGTGATGTGATTGTTGTTCCTAAAAAAGATGTTATTGATCCTAATGAGTATAGACAATTAGCAGATGCGACTTTTGGGATTAAATATATTGAACCGCCCAATGTTACTATTGTGGGGGAGGTTAATCGCCCTGGTTCTTATACTGTACCCATTGAACAAGGACCTCCTCGTCTTACGACTGCTATACAACAAAGTGGTGGCATTAGGGAGTTAGCGGATATTAGAAATATTGTGATTTCGAGAACCACTAGAGATGCCCAACAGCAGAAAATAGAGGTTAATTTGTGGGAAATGTTAGAATCGGGAGATATAAATAGGGATGTTTTGTTGCGTGATGGAGATACAATTTTTATTCCTACGGCAAAGGAACTTGAACCCAGTGAGGCTCAAAGGTTAGCTTCTGCTAATTTTGCTCCTGATGAGATTGTGGTTAATGTGGTTGGTTCGGTACGGAATCCGGGTTCAACGGTTTTAAAGCCTAATACTTCTTTGAATAATGCGATTTTAGCGGCAGGGGGTTTTGATGAAAGGAGAGCAGATAGTAGTACCGTTGAGTTGATTAGAGTTAATCCCAATGGCACTGTTACAAAAAGAAATATTCCTGTCAATTTGGCGGCGGAGGTGAATGAGCAAACAAATCCGATTCTTAAAAATAATGATGTAATTGTGATTAATCGAAGTGCGATCGCAGCTTTTGGGGATAGTGTGGAAAGTTTCTTGGGTCCTATTGGTAGGAGTTTTTCACTGTTAGGATTTTTCAATATTTTTCAGTAA
- the shc gene encoding squalene--hopene cyclase, which translates to MTAQLTNPNKVEHSKVKSGIKQAQDYLFSLQEKDGHWCAYLESNVTLTAEAVLLYKIWGIDSHKPLHKIEHYLRSQQREHGGWELYYGDGGDLSTSVEAYMALRLLGVAQDDEALIKGKRFILSKGGISKSRIFTKFHLAIIGCYDWRGVPSIPPWIMLLPQNPIFTIYEMSSWARSSTVPLLIVFDQKPVFKIEPKINLDELYSEGKENVRYELPRSGDWTDIFVQLDNLFKFAEDINFVPFKEESIRAAEKWIIEREEVTGDWGGIIPAMLNSLFAFKTLNYHVNDPMVARGLEAVENFALETHDDYLVQACVSPVWDTAWCLRALVESGVAPNHPALVKGGEWLLDKQILDYGDWIVKNPHGKPGGWAFEYENRFYPDMDDSSVVIMTLHQLELPREDLKKEAILRCLRWIETMQCHNYGWAAFDINNDANWLNLLPYADLKAMIDPATADITARVLEMVGSCDLPMSSSKIQKAIAFLLHQQENDGSWFGRWGVNYIYGTSGALSALAVIAPQTSQEAMKKGINWLINCQNPDGGWGETCDSYKNPALKGKGNSTASQTAWALIGLLDAGKALGKFEQDSINKGINYLISSQTETGTWEEKEFTGTGFPQHFYINYHLYRHYFPLIALGRFENFLI; encoded by the coding sequence ATGACAGCTCAATTAACGAATCCGAATAAAGTAGAACATAGTAAAGTTAAGTCTGGAATCAAACAAGCTCAAGATTATTTATTTTCCCTACAAGAAAAAGATGGTCATTGGTGTGCCTATCTCGAATCTAATGTCACTCTCACCGCAGAAGCAGTATTATTATATAAAATTTGGGGTATTGACTCCCATAAACCTCTTCATAAAATAGAACATTATTTGCGATCGCAACAGAGAGAACACGGTGGTTGGGAATTATATTACGGTGATGGAGGAGATTTAAGCACATCAGTAGAAGCCTATATGGCATTAAGACTATTGGGTGTTGCCCAAGACGATGAAGCCCTAATCAAAGGGAAAAGATTTATCTTAAGTAAGGGTGGTATTAGCAAAAGTCGCATCTTTACAAAATTTCACCTAGCAATTATTGGTTGCTATGATTGGCGAGGAGTGCCTTCTATCCCTCCTTGGATTATGTTATTACCCCAAAATCCTATTTTTACCATCTATGAAATGTCTAGTTGGGCAAGAAGTAGCACCGTACCTTTATTAATCGTATTTGATCAAAAACCCGTTTTCAAGATCGAACCAAAAATTAATCTTGACGAATTATACAGCGAAGGTAAAGAAAATGTTAGATATGAGTTGCCCCGCAGTGGAGATTGGACAGATATTTTTGTACAATTAGACAACCTGTTTAAATTTGCCGAAGACATCAATTTTGTACCCTTCAAAGAAGAAAGTATTAGGGCGGCAGAGAAATGGATTATTGAAAGGGAAGAAGTAACAGGAGATTGGGGGGGAATTATTCCTGCGATGTTAAACTCTCTGTTTGCCTTCAAAACTCTTAACTATCATGTCAATGACCCTATGGTAGCACGGGGATTGGAAGCAGTAGAAAATTTTGCCCTTGAAACCCATGATGATTATTTAGTACAAGCCTGTGTTTCTCCTGTGTGGGATACTGCATGGTGTTTACGAGCTTTAGTAGAGTCAGGAGTTGCCCCAAATCATCCTGCTTTAGTTAAAGGGGGAGAGTGGTTATTAGACAAACAAATTTTAGATTATGGTGATTGGATAGTCAAAAATCCTCACGGCAAACCCGGGGGTTGGGCGTTTGAGTATGAAAACCGTTTTTATCCTGATATGGATGATTCTTCTGTAGTAATTATGACTCTTCACCAACTAGAGTTACCCAGAGAAGACTTGAAAAAAGAAGCCATTTTGCGGTGTTTGCGTTGGATTGAAACCATGCAATGTCATAATTATGGTTGGGCGGCTTTTGACATCAACAACGATGCTAACTGGTTAAATTTACTACCCTATGCCGATTTAAAGGCGATGATTGATCCTGCGACGGCGGATATTACTGCTAGAGTATTAGAAATGGTGGGTAGTTGTGATTTGCCCATGTCTTCTAGTAAAATTCAAAAAGCGATCGCATTTTTACTTCATCAACAGGAAAATGATGGTAGCTGGTTTGGTAGATGGGGAGTTAACTATATCTATGGCACATCTGGAGCATTATCAGCATTAGCTGTCATTGCACCTCAAACCAGTCAAGAAGCCATGAAAAAAGGTATTAATTGGTTAATTAACTGTCAAAATCCTGATGGTGGTTGGGGTGAAACCTGCGACAGTTATAAAAATCCTGCATTGAAAGGTAAAGGAAATTCCACCGCCTCTCAAACGGCATGGGCATTAATTGGTTTACTTGATGCAGGTAAGGCTTTGGGTAAATTTGAACAGGATAGTATTAATAAAGGAATTAATTATTTAATATCTTCTCAAACAGAAACAGGCACATGGGAGGAAAAAGAATTTACTGGTACTGGATTCCCTCAACATTTTTATATCAACTATCATTTATATCGTCATTATTTTCCTCTAATTGCATTAGGAAGATTTGAAAATTTCTTAATCTAA
- the acnB gene encoding bifunctional aconitate hydratase 2/2-methylisocitrate dehydratase codes for MTWLETYHQHVEERAKLGIPPLPLNAEQTSHLCEMLQNPPEELKEELMMLLRDRIPPGVDEASYVKAGFLTAVAKGELTSPIISKQGAVSLLGTMMGGYNVQSLVSLLKFADNTVASEAANALSKTLLVFDAFNDVLELADTNPYAKQVIDAWAEASWFISKPKVAESITVTVFKVPGETNTDDLSPAPHATTRPDIPLHALAMLESRMPEGLETIAKLKEKGHPVAYVGDVVGTGSSRKSAINSVLWHIGNEIPFVPNKKSGGYVLGGKIAPIFFNTAEDSGALPIECDVTNLNTGDVITIYPYEGKITNENGDTITTFTLKPETILDEVRAGGRIPLLIGRALTDKTRQALGLEPSNLFVRPQAPADTGKGFTLAQKMVGKACGVEGIRPGTSCEPMMTTVGSQDTTGPMTRDELKELACLGFNADLTLQTFCHTAAYPKPVDIKTHKELPDFFSTRGGVALRPGDGIIHSWLNRMLLPDTVGTGGDSHTRFPLGISFPAGSGLVAFAAALGAMPLDMPESVLVKFTGELQPGVTLRDIVNAIPWVAMQEGKLTVGKENKINVFNGRIMEMEGLPDLKVEQAFELTDATAERSCSGSTIKLSEETVAEYLRSNVSLMKNMIARGYQDARTLLRRIAKMEEWLANPSLMSADENAEYADIITVNLSEIKEPIVAAPNDPDNVKLMSECAGDKVDEVFIGSCMTNIGHYRAAAKILEGAGTVKGRLWICPPTRMDEQQLRNEGVYGVFAAAGARTEMPGCSLCMGNQARVEDNATVFSTSTRNFNNRMGKGARVYLGSAELAAVCALLGKIPTVEEYRAIVSEKIDPFKGELYRYLNFNEIEGFEDEGRVIALEDMPKIEDILGMPV; via the coding sequence ATGACTTGGTTAGAAACATATCATCAACACGTTGAAGAAAGAGCCAAATTAGGCATTCCCCCCTTACCCCTTAACGCCGAACAAACATCACACCTGTGCGAAATGTTGCAGAATCCCCCAGAGGAATTAAAAGAGGAATTAATGATGTTACTGCGCGATCGCATCCCCCCCGGAGTAGATGAAGCATCCTACGTCAAGGCTGGATTTTTAACCGCAGTGGCAAAAGGAGAATTAACATCCCCCATTATCTCCAAACAAGGTGCAGTGAGCTTATTGGGTACAATGATGGGCGGTTATAACGTGCAATCCCTCGTGAGTTTACTAAAATTTGCTGATAATACCGTAGCATCCGAAGCCGCCAACGCCCTCAGTAAAACCCTCTTAGTCTTCGATGCCTTCAACGATGTCTTAGAATTAGCAGATACAAACCCCTACGCCAAACAAGTCATTGACGCATGGGCAGAAGCATCATGGTTTATCAGTAAGCCCAAAGTAGCCGAATCCATCACCGTGACAGTGTTTAAAGTGCCGGGTGAAACCAACACCGATGACTTATCCCCAGCACCTCACGCCACCACTCGCCCTGACATTCCCTTACACGCCCTTGCGATGTTGGAATCGAGAATGCCCGAAGGGTTAGAAACTATTGCTAAATTAAAAGAAAAAGGACACCCTGTGGCTTATGTCGGTGACGTAGTGGGGACAGGTTCTTCTCGTAAGTCTGCAATCAATTCCGTATTATGGCACATCGGTAATGAAATTCCTTTTGTACCCAATAAAAAATCTGGAGGTTATGTATTAGGAGGTAAAATTGCACCGATTTTCTTCAACACCGCCGAGGATTCTGGAGCATTACCCATCGAGTGCGATGTCACCAACTTAAATACTGGGGATGTTATCACCATTTATCCTTATGAGGGCAAAATCACTAATGAAAATGGCGACACTATTACTACTTTTACTCTTAAGCCTGAAACCATTTTAGACGAAGTGAGAGCAGGAGGACGCATTCCCCTCTTAATTGGACGTGCCTTAACCGATAAAACTCGTCAAGCATTGGGATTAGAGCCTAGTAACTTATTTGTCCGCCCTCAAGCCCCTGCTGACACTGGCAAAGGGTTTACTTTGGCTCAAAAAATGGTAGGAAAAGCCTGTGGTGTGGAAGGAATCCGCCCCGGCACTTCCTGCGAACCCATGATGACTACTGTAGGTTCTCAAGATACCACTGGACCTATGACAAGAGACGAGTTAAAGGAATTGGCTTGTTTAGGATTCAATGCAGATTTAACTTTACAAACCTTCTGCCATACTGCGGCTTATCCCAAACCCGTTGACATCAAAACCCACAAGGAATTACCCGATTTCTTCTCTACTCGTGGTGGTGTTGCTTTACGCCCCGGGGATGGTATCATTCACTCTTGGTTAAACCGTATGTTATTGCCCGATACTGTTGGCACTGGTGGCGATTCTCATACCCGTTTCCCTCTGGGTATCTCTTTCCCCGCAGGTTCTGGTTTAGTGGCATTTGCGGCGGCTTTAGGGGCGATGCCTTTAGATATGCCTGAGTCGGTGTTAGTTAAATTCACAGGGGAATTGCAACCCGGTGTGACTTTGCGAGACATCGTTAATGCTATTCCCTGGGTAGCTATGCAGGAAGGTAAGTTAACCGTTGGTAAGGAGAATAAAATCAACGTCTTTAACGGGCGTATCATGGAAATGGAAGGCTTACCCGATTTAAAAGTGGAACAGGCTTTCGAGTTAACCGACGCAACGGCGGAGCGTTCTTGTTCTGGTAGTACAATCAAACTAAGTGAAGAAACCGTGGCGGAATACTTGCGATCGAACGTCAGTTTAATGAAAAATATGATCGCACGGGGTTATCAAGATGCACGTACATTATTGCGTCGTATTGCCAAGATGGAAGAATGGTTAGCCAATCCCTCTCTTATGTCTGCGGATGAAAATGCTGAATATGCAGATATTATCACCGTCAATTTAAGTGAAATCAAAGAGCCGATTGTTGCCGCTCCTAATGACCCTGATAATGTTAAACTGATGAGTGAATGTGCTGGTGATAAAGTGGATGAAGTTTTCATCGGTTCTTGTATGACAAATATCGGACACTACCGTGCGGCGGCGAAAATCCTTGAGGGTGCAGGTACTGTTAAAGGTCGTTTATGGATTTGTCCTCCTACCCGTATGGATGAGCAACAATTACGCAATGAAGGGGTTTACGGCGTATTTGCGGCGGCAGGAGCGAGAACTGAAATGCCGGGTTGTTCTTTATGTATGGGTAATCAGGCAAGGGTTGAGGATAATGCGACCGTTTTCTCAACTTCTACCCGTAATTTTAATAATCGTATGGGTAAAGGAGCAAGGGTTTATCTCGGTAGTGCTGAGTTAGCGGCAGTTTGTGCTTTATTGGGTAAAATTCCCACCGTGGAAGAATATAGAGCGATCGTATCTGAGAAAATCGATCCTTTCAAAGGCGAATTATACCGTTATTTAAACTTCAATGAGATTGAAGGCTTTGAGGATGAAGGGCGCGTTATTGCTTTAGAAGATATGCCGAAAATTGAGGACATTTTAGGTATGCCAGTATAA